The following coding sequences lie in one Polynucleobacter sp. HIN7 genomic window:
- a CDS encoding beta strand repeat-containing protein encodes MKQFIRDLQQYSLNAFVIGTLTFFTFLSSDAHAQGCTGGVPINSAQTSTVVISTNNECLSITESGSITVIGPSDNAIYVNLGVTGAGINNAGSLTGNFYGISNDGSITSLINSATAPAMASITGGSLCGIYGCAGVANFGTIGTLINSANSSIAAGLGVGIVSFGSTSSIGILDNSGTISGPGFSGIQNEGTIGSLENRSGGLIDGDGGILNYGTAAIITTITNAGGIVGNTSQGITNEGTILNLTNQNGGAISGFSTGIHNSGVASLISRITNSGLITGNLYGVDNDGMIGAITNNASGSITAGGGILNRSTGSIAVIDNLGLISATVTAIGNVTGGRIASLTNSGTISSDSSHAIANAGSISAIANTSSGIINGGAYGIANDGSGAIESITNAGSIIGLVGGIYNFGSIGTLNNLQGQGNANGALIYDGQLPGNYNVIINSPTQYGQLTGSVVGATTFGIYTGSTVTRGTYSAVLSGFSSSNLNNTSGTFNGFRWSLSNSSADIWDLIVTGASTADTQQSLVNTASVLQGTYTLQNSVMVNGFTYDCSLFDRRGICISAGGRNTTVQAQGINNTSGLLIASYRLNQNNSRIGAWVDQNLSVSGPGTVKLGNSTPMIGLFGVWSQRSDGVGTEVKVSAAYGQKDTTITRQIVGTSEAGTGSSQLISQGAQVLAKYGFAVMPDVVVSPYAGVRYTQNNMGGYTEATSSAVTTPLTYSALNTNATTALAGVGARYQGIPKTTLFASAGVETDTNTSNGSYSATGVDGLTPVNFNPNPVKTRPTATVGGYYDILKNQRIGVTGIYRQEPFQAVSTTTVLATYTIGF; translated from the coding sequence ATGAAACAATTCATTCGCGACCTACAGCAATATAGCTTGAACGCTTTTGTGATTGGCACACTCACTTTTTTTACCTTTCTCAGTAGTGATGCCCATGCTCAGGGATGCACAGGTGGCGTCCCAATTAATAGCGCACAAACCTCAACAGTCGTTATTTCAACCAATAATGAGTGTTTAAGTATTACTGAATCGGGCTCGATTACTGTGATTGGTCCAAGTGATAACGCGATTTATGTAAATCTAGGGGTAACCGGGGCCGGTATTAATAATGCCGGCTCGTTAACGGGTAATTTTTATGGTATCTCCAATGATGGATCGATAACAAGCCTCATTAATTCAGCAACAGCGCCCGCCATGGCCTCAATTACGGGTGGGAGTTTATGCGGCATCTATGGTTGTGCGGGCGTGGCAAATTTTGGCACGATCGGAACACTGATTAATTCTGCCAACTCATCGATTGCCGCTGGCTTGGGTGTCGGCATTGTTAGCTTTGGCTCTACTTCCTCGATCGGTATTCTTGATAATTCTGGAACGATTTCAGGCCCTGGTTTTTCGGGAATTCAAAATGAGGGCACCATCGGCTCATTAGAAAACCGAAGTGGAGGATTAATTGACGGCGATGGAGGAATATTAAATTACGGTACCGCAGCGATCATTACTACTATTACTAATGCTGGCGGTATTGTAGGTAATACCTCACAAGGAATTACAAATGAAGGAACGATTTTAAATCTTACCAATCAAAATGGCGGCGCGATTAGTGGATTTAGCACTGGAATTCATAACTCAGGAGTCGCAAGTTTAATCTCCAGGATCACCAATTCAGGACTGATTACTGGTAATTTATATGGTGTGGATAACGATGGAATGATTGGCGCCATAACAAATAATGCCAGTGGTTCTATTACTGCAGGTGGCGGCATTCTCAATCGCTCAACTGGCTCGATCGCGGTCATTGACAATTTAGGACTCATTAGCGCAACAGTTACAGCCATTGGTAATGTGACCGGCGGAAGGATTGCGTCATTAACTAATTCAGGTACGATCAGTAGCGATTCTTCGCATGCCATTGCTAATGCAGGTTCTATTAGCGCCATTGCAAATACAAGCTCCGGAATAATCAACGGTGGGGCTTATGGTATCGCTAATGATGGATCAGGAGCCATTGAATCGATTACCAATGCTGGATCAATCATTGGTCTAGTTGGTGGTATTTACAATTTCGGTAGTATTGGCACCCTCAATAATCTACAGGGTCAGGGCAATGCCAATGGAGCTTTGATTTACGATGGCCAATTGCCAGGGAACTATAACGTCATTATTAATAGCCCAACGCAATATGGACAGTTAACCGGATCTGTTGTTGGCGCCACCACATTTGGTATTTACACTGGCTCTACTGTGACAAGAGGTACCTATAGCGCAGTGCTTTCAGGATTTTCGTCAAGCAACCTCAACAACACCTCAGGCACATTCAATGGCTTTCGTTGGAGTTTAAGTAATTCATCGGCAGATATTTGGGATCTGATTGTGACCGGAGCGTCTACTGCGGACACCCAACAGTCCTTGGTGAATACAGCTTCTGTTTTACAAGGCACCTACACCTTACAAAATAGTGTGATGGTCAATGGCTTTACCTATGACTGCTCCCTATTTGATCGGCGTGGCATTTGTATCAGTGCAGGTGGTCGTAACACTACCGTTCAAGCCCAAGGGATCAATAACACGAGCGGTCTCTTGATCGCGTCCTATCGATTGAATCAAAACAATAGCCGTATTGGTGCCTGGGTGGACCAGAACCTATCCGTGAGTGGCCCGGGTACTGTGAAGTTGGGTAATAGCACTCCCATGATTGGTCTATTTGGAGTATGGAGCCAGCGTTCTGATGGCGTGGGTACTGAAGTTAAAGTCTCCGCCGCTTATGGTCAAAAAGACACCACCATTACTCGGCAAATTGTGGGTACTAGTGAAGCAGGAACTGGCAGCTCGCAACTCATTAGCCAAGGCGCTCAAGTGTTAGCGAAGTATGGTTTTGCTGTGATGCCTGATGTCGTAGTCTCCCCATACGCTGGAGTGCGCTACACCCAAAACAATATGGGTGGTTACACTGAAGCCACGAGCTCTGCTGTGACAACACCGTTGACCTACTCGGCACTGAATACTAATGCTACCACTGCACTGGCTGGTGTTGGAGCCCGTTATCAGGGTATTCCCAAGACCACGCTCTTTGCCAGCGCGGGAGTCGAAACCGATACCAATACCAGTAATGGTTCATATTCGGCAACCGGTGTGGATGGCTTAACCCCAGTGAACTTTAATCCCAATCCTGTGAAGACTAGACCCACTGCAACTGTGGGGGGTTACTACGACATCCTCAAGAATCAGCGTATTGGTGTGACAGGCATTTATCGACAAGAGCCATTCCAGGCGGTATCGACTACTACAGTCTTAGCTACGTATACGATTGGCTTCTAA
- a CDS encoding N-acetylmuramoyl-L-alanine amidase: MNPKRRQIISQGLQSMGSLGVLYLLLTESELVQANSGAKLLGVRIWPSEDYTRITLESDKALPISHQLLTGPDRLVVDIDGLELNPTLKDLVAKVKPNDPYVAQIRVGQFQPTVVRLVFDLKEAVKPQLFTLEPVAEYQYRLIFDLYPTNPPDPLMQLVKESARKEKLLAEEQAKNPKGMATEEDPIAAFAKKDAAPSKKGGPSTTQQSPQSPPSATTANTQRIPFKRLITVALDPGHGGEDPGAIGARGSYEKNIVLSIAKRLKNKIDQEDSMRPFLTRDGDYFVPLHRRVFKARQVEADLFISIHADAFIQPHAKGASVFALSQQGATSSAARWMANKENASDLIGGINIKTKDKQVAHLLLDMSTTAQINDSLRVGNSVLRNIGNFAPLHKNRVEQAGFAVLKAPDIPSILIETAFISNPQEEKKLNDETYQERIADAILEGIKDYFAKNPPMARRG; the protein is encoded by the coding sequence ATGAACCCCAAACGTCGCCAGATCATTTCGCAAGGGCTGCAATCGATGGGCTCACTGGGTGTGCTTTATCTCTTACTAACTGAAAGTGAATTGGTGCAAGCCAATAGCGGTGCCAAACTCTTGGGGGTGCGCATTTGGCCCTCGGAGGACTACACACGCATTACCCTGGAGTCGGATAAGGCGCTGCCGATTTCTCATCAACTACTCACAGGTCCTGATCGATTGGTGGTCGACATCGATGGTTTGGAACTCAATCCCACCTTGAAAGATTTGGTTGCGAAGGTCAAACCCAATGATCCGTACGTGGCGCAAATTCGGGTGGGGCAATTTCAACCAACGGTGGTGCGACTCGTATTTGATCTCAAAGAAGCGGTGAAACCCCAGCTCTTTACCCTTGAGCCCGTTGCCGAGTATCAATACCGCTTGATCTTTGATCTCTACCCCACTAATCCTCCCGATCCACTCATGCAACTGGTGAAAGAGTCCGCCAGAAAAGAGAAGTTATTGGCAGAAGAACAGGCGAAAAATCCAAAAGGGATGGCTACGGAAGAAGACCCGATTGCGGCCTTTGCCAAAAAAGACGCCGCCCCCAGTAAAAAGGGTGGTCCCAGTACCACTCAACAAAGTCCACAGAGCCCACCAAGCGCCACCACTGCCAATACCCAGCGCATTCCGTTTAAGCGCTTAATTACGGTGGCACTTGACCCCGGTCACGGTGGCGAAGATCCAGGCGCCATTGGCGCGCGCGGCTCGTATGAGAAAAACATCGTTCTCTCGATTGCCAAGCGCTTAAAAAACAAGATCGATCAAGAAGACTCGATGCGCCCCTTTTTAACCCGCGATGGTGATTACTTTGTACCCCTGCATCGCCGCGTCTTTAAAGCACGGCAAGTGGAAGCCGATCTCTTTATCTCCATTCATGCGGATGCGTTTATTCAGCCCCATGCGAAGGGGGCATCGGTCTTTGCCCTCTCCCAACAAGGGGCGACGAGTTCTGCCGCCCGCTGGATGGCCAATAAAGAAAATGCCTCGGATCTGATTGGTGGCATCAACATCAAAACCAAGGATAAGCAAGTCGCGCACTTGCTTCTCGATATGTCGACCACGGCGCAGATCAACGATTCTTTACGGGTGGGTAACTCGGTCTTACGCAACATTGGTAACTTTGCACCACTGCATAAGAACCGTGTCGAGCAAGCGGGCTTTGCGGTACTTAAAGCCCCCGATATTCCATCGATCCTGATTGAGACCGCGTTTATTAGCAATCCCCAGGAAGAGAAAAAGCTCAATGATGAGACCTACCAAGAGCGGATTGCGGATGCGATTTTGGAAGGCATCAAGGATTACTTTGCCAAAAATCCGCCCATGGCGCGGCGCGGTTAG
- the tsaE gene encoding tRNA (adenosine(37)-N6)-threonylcarbamoyltransferase complex ATPase subunit type 1 TsaE yields MTRLAINHTIHCKDEKATAEAVQMLANAILGFYASTPDKPQSLFMSLHGDLGAGKTTATRYLLQAMGYSGKVKSPTYSLCEEHILVLPNQTLHVFHFDLYRMQSPAEWVDAGLLEHFTHSEYPTLCIIEWPEKAEHTLPTMDLAITLIHPQETESELARTVEITAQTPTGEAVLQSLSTHP; encoded by the coding sequence ATGACGCGCTTGGCAATCAACCATACGATCCATTGTAAAGATGAGAAGGCTACTGCAGAGGCGGTACAAATGCTCGCCAATGCAATCCTCGGGTTCTATGCCTCCACCCCCGATAAACCTCAATCACTCTTTATGAGTCTTCATGGGGATCTGGGAGCAGGTAAAACCACCGCCACCCGTTACCTTCTCCAAGCGATGGGCTATTCGGGTAAGGTCAAAAGTCCGACCTATAGCCTGTGTGAAGAGCATATCCTGGTTTTACCCAATCAAACACTCCACGTCTTTCACTTTGATCTCTACCGCATGCAAAGCCCAGCCGAATGGGTCGATGCTGGTCTCTTAGAGCACTTCACGCATTCCGAATACCCGACGCTGTGCATCATTGAGTGGCCAGAGAAAGCCGAGCACACCCTGCCCACCATGGATTTGGCGATCACCCTGATTCATCCCCAAGAGACAGAATCCGAACTAGCGAGAACAGTTGAAATTACCGCTCAGACCCCAACGGGTGAAGCCGTCCTTCAATCGCTCAGCACTCATCCATGA
- the queG gene encoding tRNA epoxyqueuosine(34) reductase QueG codes for MHSHAFSQELHTQWGTLRTWLNTRAKELGFGEVRITDTDVSHAHPHLVEWLKEGRHGQMAYMERHKDLRADPSSLQAGAIRSICLTMPYLSEQSRLHEQYGQPELHEIDASSVEQLLQYEEKRLLESDQAMVSVYARGRDYHKVIRSRLQILAMELEEKLQAAFSELNHPLEYRVFTDSAPLMEVELARKAGLGWRGKHTLLLNRDSGSFFFLGEILINVPLPIDEPMEAHCGSCQACIDICPTNAIVAPYQLDARRCISYLTIEHRDAIPVEFRSTMGNRIYGCDDCQLVCPWNKYAQLSTVADFGERNGLGSASLLELWSWSEAQFIERHAGSAILRIGYERWRRNLAVALGNALASNLDDEVKREIVWHLQEALPSASPLVAEHISWALSRDGSRDPQGSSR; via the coding sequence ATGCATTCTCACGCATTTTCGCAAGAATTGCACACCCAGTGGGGAACCTTGCGTACTTGGCTAAATACCCGTGCCAAGGAGTTGGGCTTTGGGGAGGTACGAATTACCGATACCGATGTCAGTCACGCTCACCCTCATTTAGTAGAGTGGTTAAAAGAGGGTCGACATGGCCAGATGGCCTATATGGAGCGCCACAAGGATCTGCGTGCTGACCCAAGCTCTTTACAGGCAGGCGCGATTCGCAGCATTTGCCTCACCATGCCGTATTTGAGTGAGCAAAGTAGGTTACATGAGCAGTATGGGCAGCCTGAGCTGCATGAGATAGATGCGTCTTCAGTCGAGCAACTCCTTCAGTATGAAGAAAAGCGTCTCTTGGAGAGCGATCAAGCGATGGTTTCAGTCTATGCCAGAGGGCGGGACTATCACAAGGTGATTCGCTCTCGCTTACAAATCTTAGCTATGGAGCTAGAAGAAAAACTACAAGCGGCGTTCAGTGAATTGAACCATCCCCTGGAATACCGTGTCTTTACCGACTCTGCGCCACTCATGGAGGTGGAGTTGGCGCGCAAAGCCGGTTTGGGCTGGCGGGGTAAGCACACCTTGCTGCTTAATCGCGACTCCGGGTCGTTTTTCTTCTTAGGTGAAATCCTCATCAACGTCCCATTACCAATCGATGAGCCCATGGAGGCGCATTGTGGCTCGTGTCAGGCGTGCATCGACATTTGTCCCACAAATGCAATTGTTGCTCCGTATCAACTCGATGCCAGGCGTTGCATTTCGTATTTAACAATTGAGCATCGCGATGCAATTCCAGTGGAGTTTCGAAGCACCATGGGTAATCGCATTTATGGCTGCGATGATTGCCAACTCGTATGCCCCTGGAATAAATACGCCCAGCTCTCGACCGTAGCGGATTTTGGGGAGCGAAATGGATTGGGAAGCGCATCACTACTGGAACTCTGGAGCTGGAGCGAAGCCCAGTTTATCGAGCGCCATGCGGGTAGCGCCATTTTGCGCATTGGCTATGAGCGCTGGCGACGCAATCTAGCCGTTGCTCTGGGAAATGCTTTGGCATCGAATCTTGATGATGAAGTAAAGAGGGAGATTGTTTGGCACTTACAAGAGGCCTTACCGAGCGCCAGCCCATTGGTAGCCGAGCATATCTCTTGGGCGCTCAGTCGAGATGGCTCACGAGATCCCCAAGGGTCAAGCCGCTAA